Sequence from the Chengkuizengella sediminis genome:
TGTATAGCTGATAAACGATGTGTAGATATGAGCGTTGTTTTTCCTTTTCGTTCTCTTTGTAAATTACTTATAATTCTTGCTTCCGTTTTGCCATCTACAGCAGATAATGCATCATCAAGAATTAGAATCTCTGGATTAGCAATAATCGCTCTAGCTATGGAAACTCTTTGCTTTTGGCCACCTGATAAGGCCACACCCTTTTCTCCAACTAATGTTTTTAATCCATCAGGAAAAGTATTTAGGTCTTTTTTTAACGACGCGAGCTCCAATGCCTTTTCAATGTCACGTTCGTCTGCATCATTTTTTCCAAACAAAATATTTTCGCGAACGGTTTTTGAAAATAAAATTTGTTCTTGTGGCACATACCCGATCCATTTTCCTAAATCATGAAGTGACATATCATCAATGAAGGTATCGGTAATTGTAATATTGCCTTTTCCAAGAGGATATTCACGTAGCAACTGCTTTAACAGAGTGGTTTTACCACTACCTGTTTTACCTACAATTCCAAGTGTTTCACCACGCCCAAGTGTAAATGATACATCTTTTAAGTTATCAAATGTTGAAGATGGGTATCTAAAAGTGACATTTTTAAATTGAATATCCTTAGCAGTCATCACTCTTATCGTTTGTTCCTTCTCCTTAATATCTGGCTCATACGAAAGTGTTTCACTTACGCGATCCAAAGATGCATTTCCACGCTGCATCACATTGATCAATTCACCAATGGCAAACATAGGCCAGATCATCATTCCTAAATAGATGTTGAAAGTGACAAGTTCCCCTAATGTAAGCTCATTATGAAATACAAGATAACTTCCGTAACCTAACCCAATTAAATAACTGCACCCTACCAAAATTTTAATAGTCGGTTCAAACAATGAATCAACCTTTGCTACCGATATATTTTTGTTGTAAACATCTGTTGTAGCTGCTGCAAATCTTCCTTGATCCGCTCTCTCCTGCACATAAGCCCGAACTACGCGAACACCCGCAATGGATTCAAGCACTTGGTCATTCATCTCACCGAATGAATTTTGAGCTTCTGTAAATCTTTCATGCAAAACTTTACCGTATTTATTCATTGCCAACGCCATTAGCGGCAACGGGATAATGGCTGCAAATGTTAGCTTCCAACTAATCATAAAACCCATAGACAATAATATAACAGAGGCATAAATCGATGAATCTACAAGTGTCAAAACACCAAATCCTGCTGTCATGGATATCGCCTTTAAATCATTCGTAGCTCTAGCCATCAAATCCCCGGTTTTGTTTTTTTCATAAAAAGTAGGTGTCATTTTCAATAAATGCTTCATGAGTCTAGAGCGTTTTGTACGTTCAACAAGAAATGAACCACCAAACAATTGATACATCCATACGTAGGTAATCACATAGATAATAAGTGCCAATCCGCCTAATATCAAAATTATATCAAGCAATTTATTAAAAGTTAGCGAGCCATTCTGTATGTAATCTATGGCTATTCCTAACATTTTTGGTGGAATGATTTCCAATACACCTACTAAGATGAGTAAAAAAATAGCTATACTATAACGAATCCAATGCCTTTTAAAGAACCAGCTTAATTTGACTAATACTGAAAACAAACTTTCTCCCCCTTTCATAAATAATTAAATATTTTAACGAACATGTGTTTGTATATATGTTATCATACAAATGTCCTTTTTCAAGTTATTTTTTCCAATAAACCTCACCTCCATTAAAAATATCAGAAATTTTCATATGAAATTTATACTAATTTTTGTTATATTTTCACTTTTAAGAAAACAAAAAAGGCAATATCAATGAATGATAGTGCCTTTTTTCATAAAAGAAAATAAAAAGGCACAGATCAGATATGACCTGTGCCATCGTTTATGTAAATGAAATGGATTATTTTTTAAAATAAATCCACCGATGGAGAGGTCTCTAAATCGATATGATATGTTCTAAAATCAACTCTAAAATCAATCTTTTGAAATAACATTGTCATGTAGTTCATTAAAAACCCTCCTTTTCTAAAAATTTCATATTAAAAATTCTATATAACCTTAACACTGAAACAAGAATGTTGTCAATTTATTTTTTTCACAGAAAACCTTTCATACATAAATTGGTTATTTAAAAATAAGAAATATAATAATGGACACCAATGAAAACACAACACCGATTAAATATAAAAAAGAGACTGTTTGAGTTTGAGTAAGTCCCCATTTCATCAAGCTGTGATGTGTATGAAGATTATCTGCTTTATGTAAACCTTTATTCTGAATTATTCTTCTAATTAATACAAAAATCGTATCAAATATTGGAACTCCGATTGCAAACACAGACACAACAATAGATACCACTGTCGCACTTTTTAATGCCCCATCCAAAGAGAGAATCGCAAGTGCATATCCTAAAAAAATTGCACCAGCATCACCCATAAATATTTTCGCAGGGTAAAAATTATATGCAAGAAAAGCTAAACAACATGCAACAAGTATGATTGCCATGATCGCTGATCCCTGCTGATCTTTTAACATTGAAACTACAAATAAAGTACAAGCAGATATAGTCACTATCCCCGTTGCTAAACCGTCAACCCCATCAATAAAATTCACCATATTTGTAATACAAAAAACCCAAAGGATCGTTACTACCCAACTAATCCAGCTAGGGAAAAATATCATCCCTTGACCTGTTATATTCGTTATTCCTTTAATTTCTAACCCATAATAAATTGGAACAGACGCTGCTAATACATAAACAATGATTCTAGGCAGTATAGGAAAATCTAAGCCTTTTGTTTTATACCAATCATCTATTAATCCCGTGAACAGTAACATCGTCCCTCCAATGAGCAATGTTAATGTCCTTGTGGAAAATCCATCAAAAATCAACATAGAACATATACAACCGAGATAAATGATCACACCACCCATTAAAGGAATCGGGGTATGATGTATTTTTCTTTTATTCGGACGATCCACAAACTTTATTTTTACGGCTGTATCTTTCATTACAGGTACCAATGCGTAAACCGTTCCAAAAGCCACGATAAATGGGATTAGATAAATTAAAATTACGACCACATCCTCTTACATGTCAATGATCGTTAGTTTTTCCGAAATAAGCTTGGCTCATACGATCCCAATTCATAAAAATTGATACAATCTCCTAAGTCATCTTACATTCATTCAAAACACTATTCACCTTCTTAAAATATGTTATGTTATGTAACGCTTTGTGTTAATTTATAGTTTTTTTTGGGAATTTTAGTCTGATGCAGTGCATTTTTCAAGAAATGATGTTAATATTGATGACATGTAAATATAATTTTATATATTTACTTTACGTTTTAACACTTTGTTTCACATGTCCAATGGAATACTATTCCCTCAATTTTCCATTGGACAAAATCACTTATTTTGGTCTTAAAAACGATAACTTAACTTATAAAAAGTGACTACAACACTCGAATGTTATTAACTTTCCCTCTTAATATACCTCACTAAATATTGATATCCATTTTTTATTTTAGAAGATTAATTTTATTAACCAAGTGATAATATGAGCATTCTCATTTGCTTATTACTGGGTTGGTTTCAAAAATGACCTTTTACAAATTAAAGAATGTATCGCTAATAATTCATATGCAATGGAACTGCTTTTATCCATATAATCTTCTGTTTGTTCAACATCAATTTGTCTGTGTAATAAATAAAAGAGCGCTGATATATTTTGATGAATTTCAAAATTCTTCGCCGTATTTTTGTGTTCCCAGTCAAAATATATAGATATATCAAACCATGCTTTCTTTAATATATCTTTATCGTTTGTATGCATACATCGATCCTCTGATGTTAAATACAACATATCGTAAACATGATGATTTATTTTATCTAATAATTTTAACTTTGTCTGTATTCGTTTTAATAGTTTATACTCTGTGTTTTTAAAACGATGATAGCGATATTCTTCCTTCTGATATTCAATTAATTTAATTGTATGATCTAACCGTTTCTGTAGAGACGTAAGTGAGTTTTCCAGATCTTCTTGATTTCCTTTTTGATCCAATTGAAAAGAAATAATTTTATCAAGCAAATTTTTAGTGTCACTCATTAAATTTGTTTTGGCCTTGGATATTTGTCCCATAAAATTGGGTGGAAGCACAAAAAAGTTTACCACAATAGAGGTGATAATACCGACCGAAGTGGTACCCACCCTTGTTACAAAGCTAACAAGAAAATCATTTTCAGTTATGGCTATCATATTTACAGCTGTTAAAGTAGCGACGATAATTGCATCGTCCCAACGAAACTTATGGCATAATAATATCGTAATGAATGCTGCTAATGCATAAGAGATTGGGGTTTGTCCCAGTGTATAGTCAAAAAACATAGCAACACCAGCCCCCATAGCAGCAGCTGGTAAACGAATTTTTCCTTTTTGAATCGATGCATTCACTGTAGGTTCAATCGTTACGATTGCAGCAATGATTGCAAACAATACTGGCCAATTTAATAATTCACAAATGGTTGCCGTTATAAAAACGGATAATCCAGTTTTAAAAATACGTTTCCCAAGTAACACAGCAAGCCATTTTTTTACTTTATCCATGTCTAAATCCCTTCAACTCCTATTACATTAACATACTAAGAAAATTACTAATCGGTGACTCTTACGTTATACAATAAAGCTGACTTAAAATATACTTCTCAAATCAACAATTAACTTAGATTTAATTTCTTTATTATATAAATTTACTACTTTTATGGTCATTGGTCTAGAAAAAAGAAAGAAAACCGTCTAAAGACGGCCTTTAGTATAATTGTGCTATTACTTTTATCTATCTAATGCTTAATCCTTCAGAATCTTTCTTGCCTCTAACAATCTTTGCAATGCCGTAATCATTTCAACGATAAAAAACAGAAGCGTAATCCATATCAGCCAGTTATTTAATAAAATCATGAGTGATAGTAAAATAAACCCTTCTGTACGTTCAGCTAATCCTGCTTGATAATAAAAAGATTTAATTCCTTTTTTCTCTGATAATGCCCCAACGGTTAAAAATACGGTCATCGAAAATACAATCGATGCGGTTAATAGCAATAAAACAAGCTGTGCTTCTGGAAAAGTTACGGCTAATCCAATGATCACAGAAAGCTCTACTATTCGATCAAAGGTAATATCCATGA
This genomic interval carries:
- a CDS encoding ABC transporter ATP-binding protein is translated as MFSVLVKLSWFFKRHWIRYSIAIFLLILVGVLEIIPPKMLGIAIDYIQNGSLTFNKLLDIILILGGLALIIYVITYVWMYQLFGGSFLVERTKRSRLMKHLLKMTPTFYEKNKTGDLMARATNDLKAISMTAGFGVLTLVDSSIYASVILLSMGFMISWKLTFAAIIPLPLMALAMNKYGKVLHERFTEAQNSFGEMNDQVLESIAGVRVVRAYVQERADQGRFAAATTDVYNKNISVAKVDSLFEPTIKILVGCSYLIGLGYGSYLVFHNELTLGELVTFNIYLGMMIWPMFAIGELINVMQRGNASLDRVSETLSYEPDIKEKEQTIRVMTAKDIQFKNVTFRYPSSTFDNLKDVSFTLGRGETLGIVGKTGSGKTTLLKQLLREYPLGKGNITITDTFIDDMSLHDLGKWIGYVPQEQILFSKTVRENILFGKNDADERDIEKALELASLKKDLNTFPDGLKTLVGEKGVALSGGQKQRVSIARAIIANPEILILDDALSAVDGKTEARIISNLQRERKGKTTLISTHRLSAIQHADCIIVLDNGEIVQRGTHEQLVKEDGWYKEQYERQQLEDVE
- a CDS encoding MraY family glycosyltransferase, with the protein product MVVILIYLIPFIVAFGTVYALVPVMKDTAVKIKFVDRPNKRKIHHTPIPLMGGVIIYLGCICSMLIFDGFSTRTLTLLIGGTMLLFTGLIDDWYKTKGLDFPILPRIIVYVLAASVPIYYGLEIKGITNITGQGMIFFPSWISWVVTILWVFCITNMVNFIDGVDGLATGIVTISACTLFVVSMLKDQQGSAIMAIILVACCLAFLAYNFYPAKIFMGDAGAIFLGYALAILSLDGALKSATVVSIVVSVFAIGVPIFDTIFVLIRRIIQNKGLHKADNLHTHHSLMKWGLTQTQTVSFLYLIGVVFSLVSIIIFLIFK
- a CDS encoding aromatic acid exporter family protein, translating into MDKVKKWLAVLLGKRIFKTGLSVFITATICELLNWPVLFAIIAAIVTIEPTVNASIQKGKIRLPAAAMGAGVAMFFDYTLGQTPISYALAAFITILLCHKFRWDDAIIVATLTAVNMIAITENDFLVSFVTRVGTTSVGIITSIVVNFFVLPPNFMGQISKAKTNLMSDTKNLLDKIISFQLDQKGNQEDLENSLTSLQKRLDHTIKLIEYQKEEYRYHRFKNTEYKLLKRIQTKLKLLDKINHHVYDMLYLTSEDRCMHTNDKDILKKAWFDISIYFDWEHKNTAKNFEIHQNISALFYLLHRQIDVEQTEDYMDKSSSIAYELLAIHSLICKRSFLKPTQ
- a CDS encoding CDP-alcohol phosphatidyltransferase family protein — translated: MLDTHARHVVQPFIKRTAISLLNIGLTANQVTWIAFLIGVSTGIFIYFNDLIIAVILLWISGFLDAVDGSMAREQKKTTAWGTVMDITFDRIVELSVIIGLAVTFPEAQLVLLLLTASIVFSMTVFLTVGALSEKKGIKSFYYQAGLAERTEGFILLSLMILLNNWLIWITLLFFIVEMITALQRLLEARKILKD